The genomic stretch CGACCCACCTGTGCACCTCTACCAGTCTTTCCATCATGCTATGAAACGCACATACATGGAGCAGGAGCGCAAGACAAAGCCAGCAGCCAAAAAGCCTAAAGTGATCCGGAAACTCAGCTTCGAGGACGAAATCTCCACCTCACCCGTGCTTGGGCTGAGAATTAAGAAGGAGACCCCCGAATTTAAAGCAGCAACAGCATCTTCTGCTAATAAGAAACCGCTGGGAGAATTCATCTGCCAGCTCTGCAAGGAGGAATACCCTGACCCGTTCTCCCTCGCACAACACAAGTGCTCCAGAATTGTGCGCGTAGAGTACCGCTGTCCCGAGTGCGACAAAGTTTTCAGCTGTCCTGCCAACCTGGCCTCTCATCGCAGGTGGCATAAGCCTCGTCCGGTAAACAACGGAGAGGCACAGAGCGCCAAAAAGTCACAACCGGAGGCACGGCTGCATGAGAGGACATTCGTGGAAGGGAAAGAGAACGCGAGCGAGTTGAGAGTTAACAATCAGCACCTTGTCTCTCTGGACAGCTCCGCGTGTCAGCGGGCGGTCACCGTGGACAGCTCCCACAGACAAGAGCAGCTGCGCAGGAGGGCACAAGAGAGCCCGCCGCCCTTCGATCCCCGCTACCGTGACCCAGATAAAAGTATGGACCTGCACATGAGAGCGGGTGAAAGCCCACGCATAATGCATTGTCTGGAGACCACCGACGTGGCACTGCCCACCTCTTCCTTCTTAAAGACCTCCGGGACAGTAGAGGAGATTTACGAATGTCACTATTGCAGCAAGAAGTTCCGAAGACAAGCCTATCTGAGGAAACATCTTGCGGCGCACGAGACAATCAAAGCCTCGCCCTATAACCAGATAGAGAGCGGACAAATCACGTTTCCCTGTCACTTGTGCGGTGCCCATTTCCCATCCACTGAAATTCGGGACAAGCACAGAGTTTGGCATGCAATGAGAGACGACCTTCTAATGAATCCAGG from Coregonus clupeaformis isolate EN_2021a chromosome 29, ASM2061545v1, whole genome shotgun sequence encodes the following:
- the LOC121544747 gene encoding insulinoma-associated protein 2-like gives rise to the protein MPRGFLVKRNKRGSAASYRTRNDDNLLPKADLPVKAPEWPTGVPTACPIVPLSEDGRFREPWTSAPAESDQAQLPESADKVEIREEYPPNHPPTEPVHDGSPGRADLSYSPIKPVGTELEKSSIDRCMSSPTVTEPYPMNTPVSSVERLLLNHAPFGHSEMKFDPPVHLYQSFHHAMKRTYMEQERKTKPAAKKPKVIRKLSFEDEISTSPVLGLRIKKETPEFKAATASSANKKPLGEFICQLCKEEYPDPFSLAQHKCSRIVRVEYRCPECDKVFSCPANLASHRRWHKPRPVNNGEAQSAKKSQPEARLHERTFVEGKENASELRVNNQHLVSLDSSACQRAVTVDSSHRQEQLRRRAQESPPPFDPRYRDPDKSMDLHMRAGESPRIMHCLETTDVALPTSSFLKTSGTVEEIYECHYCSKKFRRQAYLRKHLAAHETIKASPYNQIESGQITFPCHLCGAHFPSTEIRDKHRVWHAMRDDLLMNPGKSVGRPDLIIPDLIRPDLTQGDQQIFTCKHCPSTFFSSPGLTRHINKSHPTENQQVMLLQMAVRPDC